From Syngnathus typhle isolate RoL2023-S1 ecotype Sweden linkage group LG13, RoL_Styp_1.0, whole genome shotgun sequence, a single genomic window includes:
- the si:ch211-188c16.1 gene encoding FYN-binding protein 1 isoform X3: protein MPRVLPVLCSKDQKIDHRTKKESPQDQEVVKEMPQIKPKKNNLLLALKSSRVSKVSTESEEEPTYAELTTRSSSAPGELPSVEKQTSDDGETIVDSDNRIVSTLERARRKFSRRHILSSSKSRNVHSPDFATNERSFLSPSMDNVEPDLPPLPPPPVGLPHLACISARPFSKVNNSARKPAFMKPCRPDKAERPSVTADLPSHSTVQKNPLPDLRSLGPKPLKPPRPPLDALRHYQKPAVHEVLKALSPQPANEKPISSAALEAPVFPDFEMEPTESEAVDISALNLEVLDLGGLSFPLPDCGVPESEAFQCDTYTSAGANESPVVQQLKLCGLNGRAPHAASFSEPSNQSISHEQSSPNENVKVPPTPTSHADDESHSARDETELTLKAATTSEASYTHISDQNFESDNVYEDVENINKFFLCQNSRKQKGNLNPYADNNLPAKEEAALHIWPRNPWGSTSGEHSSHYHVYSKERQSPSVADYKELKKREKQRLDKEKKEQKEREKKENEMKKKFKVTGDEVPMYHAKVMVASKVRKNDLPVKSGDTVSIIRTTNCPRGKWLARDANHKYGYISVMNVELNIKEMLEVGKKAQAAGRGVNMDGDTISIGSRSSSHLVVTSSFTDSEEWACEDEMLSACHMPYQPTSIPEMPYHLAKNQHGLSDANFHHTQRRHEALQKLAIFFEHGKDEFSDVRDSGAPTPTKLLVCRRRASLP, encoded by the exons ATGCCTCGGGTGCTTCCCGTCCTGTGTTCTAAAGATCAGAAGATTGATCATCGGACTAAAAAGGAATCGCCACAAGATCAAGAGGTCGTGAAAGAAAtgccacaaataaaacccaagaaGAATAATTTGCTGCTTGCTTTGAAGTCTTCTAGAGTGTCAAAGGTTAGCACAGAAAGCGAAGAGGAACCCACATATGCTGAGTTGACCACCAGATCTTCTAGCGCTCCTGGCGAGCTGCCCTCTGTGGAAAAGCAGACCTCAGATGATG GAGAGACGATCGTCGACTCTGACAATCGCATTGTTAGCACCTTGGAGAGGGCCAGGAGAAAGTTCTCCCGCCGACACATCTTGAGTTCCAGCAAATCTAGGAATGTGCATTCGCCTGACTTTGCAACCAACGAGAGATCATTCCTTTCGCCGTCCATGGACAATGTGGAGCCTGATCTACCACCACTTCCACCTCCACCTGTTGGTCTCCCACACCTTGCTTGCATCTCTGCCCGACCATTCTCCAAAGTCAACAACTCTGCTCGAA AACCTGCGTTTATGAAGCCATGTCGCCCAGATAAAGCTGAGCGTCCTTCTGTCACTGCCGACCTTCCCTCTCATTCGACTGTTCAAAAAAATCCACTACCTGACTTGAGGTCACTGGGGCCGAAGCCATTAAAGCCTCCCAGACCGCCATTAGACGCTCTCAGACATTACCAAAAACCTGCAGTTCATG aggTGTTAAAAGCTCTCAGCCCGCAGCCAGCTAATGAAAAGCCAATCTCCAGTGCTGCGCTGGAGGCTCCTGTTTTCCCAGACTTTGAGATGGAGCCCACAGAGAGCGAAGCTGTAGATATTTCTGCATTAAACCTAGAGGTTCTAGATTTGGGAGGCCTCAGCTTTCCACTTCCTGACTGTGGAGTTCCTGAATCCGAGGCTTTCCAATGTGACACGTATACCTCTGCAGGGGCCAATGAAAGCCCTGTCGTCCAACAGCTCAAACTTTGCGGTCTGAACGGAAGAGCTCCTCATGCAGCCAGCTTTTCTGAACCGTCAAATCAGTCCATCAGTCATGAGCAAAGTAGCCCAAATGAGAATGTGAAGGTTCCTCCTACTCCAACCTCTCATGCTGATGATGAGTCTCACTCTGCCCGGGATGAAACTGAGCTCACTCTCAAAGCAGCCACGACTTCTGAAGCGAGCTACACGCATATAAG TGACCAAAACTTTGAGTCTGACAATGTATATGAAGATGTGGAAAACATCAACAAGTTCTTCTTGTGCCAGAACTCACGCAAGCAGAAAGGCAATCTGA ATCCATATGCTGACAACAACCTTCCTGCG AAAGAGGAGGCGGCTCTTCACATTTGGCCACGGAATCCATG GGGCAGCACATCAGGAGAACATTCATCCCATTATCACGTCTACAG TAAAGAACGTCAAAGCCCTAGCGTGGCTGACTATAAGGAACTGAAGAAGAGGGAGAAGCAGCGACTGGACAAGGAAAAAAAGGagcaaaaagaaagagagaagaagGAGAACGAAATGAAAAAGAAGTTCAAA GTGACGGGCGACGAAGTGCCCATGTACCACGCTAAGGTGATGGTGGCTAGTAAAGTCCGCAAGAATGACCTACCTGTTAAAAGCGGCGACACGGTCAGCATTATTCGTACCACCAACTGCCCGAGGGGAAAATGGTTGGCACGAGATGCAAACCACAAAT ATGGGTACATCTCAGTGATGAATGTGGAGCTTAATATCAAGGAGATGTTGGAGGTGGGCAAAAAGGCCCAAGCAGCGGGACGTGGTGTCAACATGGATGGGGACACCATCAGCATTGGAAGCAG aTCCTCAAGCCACCTTGTAGTCACAAGCAGTT TCACAGACAGCGAGGAATGGGCCTGTGAAGACGAGATGCTCTCAGCCTGCCA CATGCCCTATCAGCCCACCTCCATTCCAGAAATGC CATATCACCTTGCTAAGAACCAGCACGGATTGAGTGATGCCAACTTTCACCACACTCA GAGAAGACATGAagctctgcagaagctggccatCTTTTTTGAACATGGCAAAGATGAATTTAGTGATGTTCGTGATAGTGGAGCTCCAACCCCGACTAA ACTTCTTGTGTGCCGTAGAAGAGCTTCCTTACCC TGA
- the si:ch211-188c16.1 gene encoding FYN-binding protein 1 isoform X2, whose translation MPRVLPVLCSKDQKIDHRTKKESPQDQEVVKEMPQIKPKKNNLLLALKSSRVSKVSTESEEEPTYAELTTRSSSAPGELPSVEKQTSDDGETIVDSDNRIVSTLERARRKFSRRHILSSSKSRNVHSPDFATNERSFLSPSMDNVEPDLPPLPPPPVGLPHLACISARPFSKVNNSARKPAFMKPCRPDKAERPSVTADLPSHSTVQKNPLPDLRSLGPKPLKPPRPPLDALRHYQKPAVHEVLKALSPQPANEKPISSAALEAPVFPDFEMEPTESEAVDISALNLEVLDLGGLSFPLPDCGVPESEAFQCDTYTSAGANESPVVQQLKLCGLNGRAPHAASFSEPSNQSISHEQSSPNENVKVPPTPTSHADDESHSARDETELTLKAATTSEASYTHISDQNFESDNVYEDVENINKFFLCQNSRKQKGNLNPYADNNLPAKEEAALHIWPRNPWGSTSGEHSSHYHVYSKERQSPSVADYKELKKREKQRLDKEKKEQKEREKKENEMKKKFKVTGDEVPMYHAKVMVASKVRKNDLPVKSGDTVSIIRTTNCPRGKWLARDANHKYGYISVMNVELNIKEMLEVGKKAQAAGRGVNMDGDTISIGSRSSSHLVVTSSFTDSEEWACEDEMLSACHMPYQPTSIPEMPYHLAKNQHGLSDANFHHTQRRHEALQKLAIFFEHGKDEFSDVRDSGAPTPTNSDPPNFLCAVEELPYPEQEVDFSEVELLPPPPLYADND comes from the exons ATGCCTCGGGTGCTTCCCGTCCTGTGTTCTAAAGATCAGAAGATTGATCATCGGACTAAAAAGGAATCGCCACAAGATCAAGAGGTCGTGAAAGAAAtgccacaaataaaacccaagaaGAATAATTTGCTGCTTGCTTTGAAGTCTTCTAGAGTGTCAAAGGTTAGCACAGAAAGCGAAGAGGAACCCACATATGCTGAGTTGACCACCAGATCTTCTAGCGCTCCTGGCGAGCTGCCCTCTGTGGAAAAGCAGACCTCAGATGATG GAGAGACGATCGTCGACTCTGACAATCGCATTGTTAGCACCTTGGAGAGGGCCAGGAGAAAGTTCTCCCGCCGACACATCTTGAGTTCCAGCAAATCTAGGAATGTGCATTCGCCTGACTTTGCAACCAACGAGAGATCATTCCTTTCGCCGTCCATGGACAATGTGGAGCCTGATCTACCACCACTTCCACCTCCACCTGTTGGTCTCCCACACCTTGCTTGCATCTCTGCCCGACCATTCTCCAAAGTCAACAACTCTGCTCGAA AACCTGCGTTTATGAAGCCATGTCGCCCAGATAAAGCTGAGCGTCCTTCTGTCACTGCCGACCTTCCCTCTCATTCGACTGTTCAAAAAAATCCACTACCTGACTTGAGGTCACTGGGGCCGAAGCCATTAAAGCCTCCCAGACCGCCATTAGACGCTCTCAGACATTACCAAAAACCTGCAGTTCATG aggTGTTAAAAGCTCTCAGCCCGCAGCCAGCTAATGAAAAGCCAATCTCCAGTGCTGCGCTGGAGGCTCCTGTTTTCCCAGACTTTGAGATGGAGCCCACAGAGAGCGAAGCTGTAGATATTTCTGCATTAAACCTAGAGGTTCTAGATTTGGGAGGCCTCAGCTTTCCACTTCCTGACTGTGGAGTTCCTGAATCCGAGGCTTTCCAATGTGACACGTATACCTCTGCAGGGGCCAATGAAAGCCCTGTCGTCCAACAGCTCAAACTTTGCGGTCTGAACGGAAGAGCTCCTCATGCAGCCAGCTTTTCTGAACCGTCAAATCAGTCCATCAGTCATGAGCAAAGTAGCCCAAATGAGAATGTGAAGGTTCCTCCTACTCCAACCTCTCATGCTGATGATGAGTCTCACTCTGCCCGGGATGAAACTGAGCTCACTCTCAAAGCAGCCACGACTTCTGAAGCGAGCTACACGCATATAAG TGACCAAAACTTTGAGTCTGACAATGTATATGAAGATGTGGAAAACATCAACAAGTTCTTCTTGTGCCAGAACTCACGCAAGCAGAAAGGCAATCTGA ATCCATATGCTGACAACAACCTTCCTGCG AAAGAGGAGGCGGCTCTTCACATTTGGCCACGGAATCCATG GGGCAGCACATCAGGAGAACATTCATCCCATTATCACGTCTACAG TAAAGAACGTCAAAGCCCTAGCGTGGCTGACTATAAGGAACTGAAGAAGAGGGAGAAGCAGCGACTGGACAAGGAAAAAAAGGagcaaaaagaaagagagaagaagGAGAACGAAATGAAAAAGAAGTTCAAA GTGACGGGCGACGAAGTGCCCATGTACCACGCTAAGGTGATGGTGGCTAGTAAAGTCCGCAAGAATGACCTACCTGTTAAAAGCGGCGACACGGTCAGCATTATTCGTACCACCAACTGCCCGAGGGGAAAATGGTTGGCACGAGATGCAAACCACAAAT ATGGGTACATCTCAGTGATGAATGTGGAGCTTAATATCAAGGAGATGTTGGAGGTGGGCAAAAAGGCCCAAGCAGCGGGACGTGGTGTCAACATGGATGGGGACACCATCAGCATTGGAAGCAG aTCCTCAAGCCACCTTGTAGTCACAAGCAGTT TCACAGACAGCGAGGAATGGGCCTGTGAAGACGAGATGCTCTCAGCCTGCCA CATGCCCTATCAGCCCACCTCCATTCCAGAAATGC CATATCACCTTGCTAAGAACCAGCACGGATTGAGTGATGCCAACTTTCACCACACTCA GAGAAGACATGAagctctgcagaagctggccatCTTTTTTGAACATGGCAAAGATGAATTTAGTGATGTTCGTGATAGTGGAGCTCCAACCCCGACTAA CTCTGATCCACCAA ACTTCTTGTGTGCCGTAGAAGAGCTTCCTTACCC TGAACAAGAAGTGGACTTCTCAGAAGTGGAACTTCTTCCTCCACCCCCATTGTATGCTGACAACGACTGA
- the si:ch211-188c16.1 gene encoding FYN-binding protein 1 isoform X1, with amino-acid sequence MPRVLPVLCSKDQKIDHRTKKESPQDQEVVKEMPQIKPKKNNLLLALKSSRVSKVSTESEEEPTYAELTTRSSSAPGELPSVEKQTSDDGETIVDSDNRIVSTLERARRKFSRRHILSSSKSRNVHSPDFATNERSFLSPSMDNVEPDLPPLPPPPVGLPHLACISARPFSKVNNSARKPAFMKPCRPDKAERPSVTADLPSHSTVQKNPLPDLRSLGPKPLKPPRPPLDALRHYQKPAVHEVLKALSPQPANEKPISSAALEAPVFPDFEMEPTESEAVDISALNLEVLDLGGLSFPLPDCGVPESEAFQCDTYTSAGANESPVVQQLKLCGLNGRAPHAASFSEPSNQSISHEQSSPNENVKVPPTPTSHADDESHSARDETELTLKAATTSEASYTHISDQNFESDNVYEDVENINKFFLCQNSRKQKGNLNPYADNNLPAKEEAALHIWPRNPWGSTSGEHSSHYHVYSKERQSPSVADYKELKKREKQRLDKEKKEQKEREKKENEMKKKFKVTGDEVPMYHAKVMVASKVRKNDLPVKSGDTVSIIRTTNCPRGKWLARDANHKYGYISVMNVELNIKEMLEVGKKAQAAGRGVNMDGDTISIGSRSSSHLVVTSSFTDSEEWACEDEMLSACHMPYQPTSIPEMPYHLAKNQHGLSDANFHHTQRRHEALQKLAIFFEHGKDEFSDVRDSGAPTPTKYNISYFFVKLQTCVLCCWQCVFCNIFLPVFLSIVSVTQALIHQTSCVP; translated from the exons ATGCCTCGGGTGCTTCCCGTCCTGTGTTCTAAAGATCAGAAGATTGATCATCGGACTAAAAAGGAATCGCCACAAGATCAAGAGGTCGTGAAAGAAAtgccacaaataaaacccaagaaGAATAATTTGCTGCTTGCTTTGAAGTCTTCTAGAGTGTCAAAGGTTAGCACAGAAAGCGAAGAGGAACCCACATATGCTGAGTTGACCACCAGATCTTCTAGCGCTCCTGGCGAGCTGCCCTCTGTGGAAAAGCAGACCTCAGATGATG GAGAGACGATCGTCGACTCTGACAATCGCATTGTTAGCACCTTGGAGAGGGCCAGGAGAAAGTTCTCCCGCCGACACATCTTGAGTTCCAGCAAATCTAGGAATGTGCATTCGCCTGACTTTGCAACCAACGAGAGATCATTCCTTTCGCCGTCCATGGACAATGTGGAGCCTGATCTACCACCACTTCCACCTCCACCTGTTGGTCTCCCACACCTTGCTTGCATCTCTGCCCGACCATTCTCCAAAGTCAACAACTCTGCTCGAA AACCTGCGTTTATGAAGCCATGTCGCCCAGATAAAGCTGAGCGTCCTTCTGTCACTGCCGACCTTCCCTCTCATTCGACTGTTCAAAAAAATCCACTACCTGACTTGAGGTCACTGGGGCCGAAGCCATTAAAGCCTCCCAGACCGCCATTAGACGCTCTCAGACATTACCAAAAACCTGCAGTTCATG aggTGTTAAAAGCTCTCAGCCCGCAGCCAGCTAATGAAAAGCCAATCTCCAGTGCTGCGCTGGAGGCTCCTGTTTTCCCAGACTTTGAGATGGAGCCCACAGAGAGCGAAGCTGTAGATATTTCTGCATTAAACCTAGAGGTTCTAGATTTGGGAGGCCTCAGCTTTCCACTTCCTGACTGTGGAGTTCCTGAATCCGAGGCTTTCCAATGTGACACGTATACCTCTGCAGGGGCCAATGAAAGCCCTGTCGTCCAACAGCTCAAACTTTGCGGTCTGAACGGAAGAGCTCCTCATGCAGCCAGCTTTTCTGAACCGTCAAATCAGTCCATCAGTCATGAGCAAAGTAGCCCAAATGAGAATGTGAAGGTTCCTCCTACTCCAACCTCTCATGCTGATGATGAGTCTCACTCTGCCCGGGATGAAACTGAGCTCACTCTCAAAGCAGCCACGACTTCTGAAGCGAGCTACACGCATATAAG TGACCAAAACTTTGAGTCTGACAATGTATATGAAGATGTGGAAAACATCAACAAGTTCTTCTTGTGCCAGAACTCACGCAAGCAGAAAGGCAATCTGA ATCCATATGCTGACAACAACCTTCCTGCG AAAGAGGAGGCGGCTCTTCACATTTGGCCACGGAATCCATG GGGCAGCACATCAGGAGAACATTCATCCCATTATCACGTCTACAG TAAAGAACGTCAAAGCCCTAGCGTGGCTGACTATAAGGAACTGAAGAAGAGGGAGAAGCAGCGACTGGACAAGGAAAAAAAGGagcaaaaagaaagagagaagaagGAGAACGAAATGAAAAAGAAGTTCAAA GTGACGGGCGACGAAGTGCCCATGTACCACGCTAAGGTGATGGTGGCTAGTAAAGTCCGCAAGAATGACCTACCTGTTAAAAGCGGCGACACGGTCAGCATTATTCGTACCACCAACTGCCCGAGGGGAAAATGGTTGGCACGAGATGCAAACCACAAAT ATGGGTACATCTCAGTGATGAATGTGGAGCTTAATATCAAGGAGATGTTGGAGGTGGGCAAAAAGGCCCAAGCAGCGGGACGTGGTGTCAACATGGATGGGGACACCATCAGCATTGGAAGCAG aTCCTCAAGCCACCTTGTAGTCACAAGCAGTT TCACAGACAGCGAGGAATGGGCCTGTGAAGACGAGATGCTCTCAGCCTGCCA CATGCCCTATCAGCCCACCTCCATTCCAGAAATGC CATATCACCTTGCTAAGAACCAGCACGGATTGAGTGATGCCAACTTTCACCACACTCA GAGAAGACATGAagctctgcagaagctggccatCTTTTTTGAACATGGCAAAGATGAATTTAGTGATGTTCGTGATAGTGGAGCTCCAACCCCGACTAAGTATAATATAtcttatttttttgtgaaattACAAACGTGTGTGTTATGTTGTTGGCAATGTGTATTCTGCAACATTTTTCTCCCCGTTTTTCTTTCCATTGTGTCTGTTACTCAAGCTCTGATCCACCAA ACTTCTTGTGTGCCGTAG
- the c8a gene encoding complement component C8 alpha chain: MFHFHLQHKPKAVRMGSVINLLLYFYTLHLSISFSVNANAYSRRQMSTQNSTTARRVRAVNRPIPVNCKLGPWSTWTSCNSCTDKMFRFRYLEKPSQFGGVPCLETLWDTLACSTTTAPCLVPDYCGESFTCKETGRCISQSLRCNGEADCDDLSDEEDCQVFNERNDKCSTFLTIPGAERGTQGYNALTGEFVNHILDPKYFGGECKYVYNGEWRKFTYDAFCENLHYNEDEKNYRKPYNYHVYRFVAEATSEGTQEYYSNVVSLLKARKTMRSFNAGVSVGIYYVEVGLSGSKESEFLRNISQYKSQDLGFIRLLSKVETGDFKMRSNELMLHEDFYLSLMELPERYDFGMYSRFFNIFGTHYVTEGVMGGTMEYVVVVNKTAMVESKLEWKQTGSCIGASLGLSMTVGNTGQAKLSVGGELCKKGGPLLHVTDKGSAVIKDVLALVKGGYTETSSGLMVIRDSETYRKWGASLKYNPTVIEHEIMPIYELVRLSTASNQFGARLSNLQRGLDEYQQQFSSCRCAPCRHNGIPVLAGTSCICICKPGYQGEACEDTHRTGTGTDGSWSCWGGWSACTSGRKQRTRVCNNPAPDGGGAMCLGSSSQSERC, encoded by the exons ATGTTCCATTTTCATCTTCAACATAAACCCAAGGCTGTCAGAATGGGCAGTGTCATTAATTTACTCCTATATTTCTACACGCTGCATCTTTCAATCAGTTTCAGCGTTAATGCAAACGCGTACAGCAGGCGACAGATGTCAACACAGAACAG CACCACTGCTCGGCGGGTAAGAGCTGTAAACAGGCCAATACCTGTCAACTGCAAACTGGGGCCCTGGTCAACATGGACATCGTGTAACTCATGCACAGACAAAATG TTTCGTTTCCGATATCTGGAGAAGCCATCCCAATTTGGCGGTGTGCCTTGCTTGGAGACGCTGTGGGACACGCTAGCATGTTCAACAACAACTGCACCGTGTTTGGTACCAGATTACTGTGGGGAGAGCTTCACCTGTAAAGAAACTG GGCGCTGTATCAGCCAGTCCCTTCGCTGTAACGGAGAGGCAGACTGTGATGATCTCTCAGATGAAGAGGATTGTCAAGTGTTCAACGAGAGGAACGACAAGTGCTCCACCTTCCTCACCATTCCTGGTGCTGAGCGTGGCACTCAAGG CTACAACGCTTTGACTGGAGAATTTGTGAATCACATACTGGacccaaagtattttggaggaGAATGCAAATATGTGTATAACGGCGAATGGAGAAAATTCACCTATGATGCATTCTGTGAGAACCTGCACTACAACGAAGATGAGAAAAATTACAGAAAACCTTACAACTACCACGTCTACCGCTTTGTG GCAGAGGCTACATCAGAGGGCACTCAGGAATATTACAGTAACGTGGTGAGCCTGTTGAAGGCAAGGAAAACGATGAGATCCTTCAATGCGGGCGTCTCGGTCGGCATCTATTATGTGGAAGTGGGACTGAGTGGAAGTAAGGAGTCTGAGTTTCTGAGGAATATATCACAGTATAAAAGCCAG GACCTTGGCTTCATCAGGCTTTTGTCCAAAGTGGAAACAGGTGACTTCAAGATGAGAAGTAATGAACTGATGCTCCACGAGGATTTCTACCTGTCACTGATGGAACTCCCCGAGCGATATGACTTTGGCATGTATTCGCGCTTCTTCAACATATTTGGCACCCACTATGTCACCGAGGGAGTGATGGGAGGAACCATGGAATATGTGGTGGTGGTCAACAAAACAGCCATGGTTGAATCAA AACTTGAATGGAAACAGACTGGTTCATGCATTGGTGCCTCGCTTGGCTTGAGCATGACAGTCGGAAATACTGGACAGGCAAAACTCAGTGTGGGCGGAGAATTGTGTAAAAAAGGTGGACCCTTATTACATG TGACAGACAAGGGTTCCGCTGTGATTAAGGACGTCCTCGCGCTGGTGAAGGGGGGATACACAGAGACCAGCAGTGGTTTAATGGTCATCAGAGATTCGGAAACCTATCGCAAGTGGGGGGCAAGCCTTAAATACAACCCGACTGTCATTGAACACGAG ATCATGCCAATCTATGAGCTTGTGCGCCTCAGCACAGCATCTAATCAATTTGGAGCCAGACTGAGCAACCTCCAGAGGGGACTAGATGAGTATCAGCAGCAGTTCAGCTCTTGTCGTTGCGCCCCCTGCAGGCATAATGGTATCCCTGTGCTCGCTGGTACATCGTGCATCTGCATCTGTAAACCCGGCTACCAAGGAGAGGCCTGTGAGGACACTCACCGAACCG GAACTGGAACGGATGGGTCGTGGTCCTGTTGGGGAGGTTGGTCTGCTTGTACATCAGGGAGGAAACAGCGGACTAGGGTCTGCAATAATCCGGCACCTGATGGAGGCGGAGCTATGTGCCTTGGCTCCTCCTCTCAGTCTGAGCGCTGTTGA